One segment of Aulosira sp. FACHB-615 DNA contains the following:
- a CDS encoding helix-turn-helix transcriptional regulator: protein MAEFFSFLGDPNRLRILSFLAQKELCVSDLATLLDMSESAVSHQLRNLRVMRLVNYRKQGRNVFYRLHDNHILHLYQVVAEHLDEPE, encoded by the coding sequence ATGGCCGAATTTTTTAGCTTTTTAGGTGATCCTAATCGGTTAAGAATTCTTTCTTTTTTGGCGCAAAAAGAATTATGTGTGAGCGATTTAGCCACACTATTAGATATGAGTGAATCTGCGGTTTCACATCAACTCAGAAATTTACGTGTCATGCGGTTAGTTAACTATCGCAAACAAGGCCGCAATGTATTTTACCGCCTTCATGATAATCATATTCTCCATCTTTATCAGGTAGTAGCTGAACACCTTGATGAACCTGAATGA
- a CDS encoding DUF1636 domain-containing protein: protein MTAAHTTITSDSETISAHTHTLFVCQTCASVWQDGKRVGESGGQKLLHQIQQLAQDWDLREEFPIQAVECMSACNRSCVVAFAAKGKLTYLFGDLDVDSSAAAVLECASQYYAKTNGVLPWSERPEPLKRGILAKIPPL, encoded by the coding sequence ATGACTGCTGCCCATACTACTATTACAAGTGATTCTGAGACGATTTCTGCCCACACTCATACTTTATTTGTTTGCCAAACCTGTGCCAGTGTTTGGCAAGATGGTAAGCGTGTAGGTGAAAGTGGTGGTCAAAAACTCCTGCACCAAATTCAGCAATTGGCGCAAGATTGGGATTTGCGCGAGGAATTTCCGATTCAAGCGGTTGAATGTATGAGTGCTTGTAACCGTTCTTGTGTTGTTGCTTTTGCCGCTAAAGGTAAGTTAACTTATCTGTTTGGTGATTTAGATGTTGATAGCAGTGCGGCGGCTGTTTTGGAATGTGCTAGTCAATACTACGCTAAAACTAACGGTGTATTGCCTTGGTCAGAACGACCAGAACCATTGAAACGAGGTATATTAGCGAAAATTCCACCGTTGTAA
- a CDS encoding MBL fold metallo-hydrolase, with translation MYLTWLDNNSWLIEMSGQRILVDPWLVGELSFGLDWLFKGSLTQERLISEQIDLILLSQGLPDHAHLPTLKQLDHKIPVVASPNATKVVQDLGYTCVTCLGHGETFTFNDQLEIRALPGSPIGPTLIENSYLLKELATDFTLYYEPHGYHSPQLKQFAPVDVLITPTVDLTLPLVGAIIRGTNSALEVAKWLQPQFILPTAAKADTTYEGLMVNFLKAVGTAEDLRTSFQNNNLTTQVLEPKPGDRLELNLQNRVLTC, from the coding sequence ATGTACTTAACTTGGTTAGACAACAATAGTTGGTTAATTGAAATGAGTGGTCAACGGATACTAGTTGACCCTTGGCTGGTTGGTGAATTAAGTTTTGGCTTAGATTGGCTGTTTAAAGGTTCTCTCACACAAGAACGCTTAATTTCAGAGCAGATTGATTTAATATTGTTGTCTCAAGGTTTGCCAGACCATGCACATTTGCCGACATTAAAGCAACTTGACCATAAAATTCCGGTTGTGGCTTCGCCGAATGCAACCAAAGTGGTTCAAGATTTGGGTTACACTTGTGTCACTTGTCTGGGGCATGGTGAAACTTTTACTTTTAATGATCAACTAGAAATTCGGGCTTTACCTGGTTCCCCTATTGGCCCGACTTTGATCGAAAACAGTTATTTGTTAAAAGAGTTAGCTACTGATTTCACACTTTACTATGAGCCGCATGGCTATCACTCGCCACAGTTAAAACAATTTGCACCGGTGGATGTGCTAATTACGCCAACGGTTGATTTGACATTACCGTTAGTCGGCGCAATTATTCGTGGAACAAATAGTGCTTTGGAAGTAGCTAAATGGCTGCAACCACAATTTATCCTACCTACAGCAGCAAAGGCAGATACAACCTATGAAGGGTTGATGGTGAATTTTTTAAAGGCTGTGGGGACTGCTGAAGATTTGCGGACTTCTTTCCAGAACAACAATCTTACCACCCAGGTGTTAGAACCTAAACCCGGCGATCGCTTGGAATTAAACTTACAAAATCGCGTCTTAACTTGTTAG
- a CDS encoding cobalt-precorrin-6A reductase codes for MRVLILGGTTEAAELGARVATIDGIEAIASLAGRTREPSRPSGNVRIGGFGGVDGLVEYLRQMKVDVLIDATHPFANQISDNAAAAANEVGIHRLMLIRPAWEKTTGDRWIEVDSNAAAADILPNQAKRVFLTVGRQELSTFAHLQDIWFLMRMIDPPGKDTLVPPGIILCDRGPFILENERKIIVQHNIDTIVSKNSGGDATYAKIIAARELGVQVVMVKRPSVPMGEKVADVDGAVTWLLGKLESQSIG; via the coding sequence ATACGTGTTTTAATTTTGGGTGGAACCACAGAAGCGGCGGAACTGGGTGCGAGAGTTGCAACTATTGACGGGATTGAAGCGATCGCATCTTTAGCCGGTCGCACCCGTGAACCCTCACGTCCCTCTGGAAATGTGCGAATTGGTGGTTTTGGTGGCGTGGATGGACTGGTAGAATATCTGCGTCAAATGAAAGTTGATGTGTTAATTGATGCTACCCATCCCTTCGCCAATCAAATATCTGACAATGCGGCGGCGGCAGCCAATGAAGTCGGGATACACAGATTAATGTTAATTCGTCCCGCGTGGGAGAAAACAACAGGCGATCGCTGGATTGAAGTAGATAGTAATGCAGCCGCCGCCGATATTTTGCCAAACCAAGCCAAACGAGTATTCTTAACAGTAGGCAGACAAGAACTCAGCACCTTTGCCCATCTTCAAGATATATGGTTTCTGATGCGGATGATTGACCCGCCTGGAAAAGATACTTTAGTACCACCAGGAATAATATTGTGCGATCGCGGCCCTTTTATCCTAGAAAATGAACGGAAAATTATAGTTCAGCACAACATTGATACCATTGTGAGTAAAAATAGTGGTGGTGATGCAACTTACGCTAAAATTATTGCCGCGCGAGAACTAGGCGTACAAGTTGTTATGGTCAAGCGTCCCTCAGTTCCAATGGGAGAAAAAGTTGCAGATGTTGATGGTGCAGTGACTTGGTTATTAGGTAAATTAGAAAGTCAGAGTATAGGGTAA